One Aphidius gifuensis isolate YNYX2018 linkage group LG5, ASM1490517v1, whole genome shotgun sequence genomic region harbors:
- the LOC122857763 gene encoding homeobox protein 5-like isoform X3: MSISAAENAGPGPGDLQDPLWVKMNAITGGTTKKRKKSDAKPQSQLNKCLNEKRRRTQENLYIDELAELISATEMSSGKTDKCQILQRTVDQIRHIRQQESNTSSSSHAVQQGEVSSSNPSILSNDQVGPILLEALDGFLFVVNAEGRIEYVTDNISQYLNYTKDDVLGNSIYNIMHHGDHQIFLPNVLPVPIAWQNVSEPQLPTRNRTFNCRFLVKPPDDKDETMEEKQQRVSKYETMQICSALLPNSNNSNTSNSSNSVNNANDRLESVDVSSESSDIGPCIMCVARRIPINEKPINTATIQQFTVKLDTTGRIINVDTSWFSSSYSKHLNKTEIIGKTIHELCHPHDLVKVIAHLKEILHNGEGKSDLYRLRISADKYLNVQTKSKLFKANVMNGHESDFMMSTYSIIEESDSMPIEGSQLSNNNNKLCSGHSGNNCVNNSINNGHNNNNNNNNNNNNNNINNNVGGPFMSVVHVNGQVNNSLNTRGLLSSNNSSSSSSTSSNNNNNSISTSSGQQQYNTSDECNNSTTTTTTATTTTTTTTTTQNSNPFQQYTNSVDLEYELFPNSSWDLDSNSGCGPIDRPESRNTINSRPPSQPDPTLSPCPPQSGYTSNTTMTAGVNATSAAASMHCNPSQAYSPNSMSVSHSYGNTFPFSPIQESSSSSSSSSSSLLANIIGVDNNSKDKTTLPPPPTPPLLTPAAVTTATTSSTINVVSNSKKIVNTALPASEKSSMSPVTLAMSSTTGPITTTASASSSSPSSSTTSSSISLLSSTLSTTTTTTTATTSSSSTVALSPSSTGTVTTMTTTQANNLLSTSESTQNNSCTTGSSSSGSDSGRLRNLLTKGVSASSDDTQDITDDNTAQNENRILKNLLNQQDDDDYHHHAEHNSSKSRSNSNIPSKSEHSKSSLGNNMLLQLLNEKNNEDDDTRAGMKKQNELLQQLLKDPDDERKQMSDLHLRDGDSLLRSLGFPSTSLSPLHPNNYDHSNHTGLLSSQSSGGGGGGGQKRPGADGDINMTIKRQMDGSHQVSSSGNNNINNINNINNSNNNNNNSTSKLWEKNRMLASLLAKQPSQPTIIPPIPASVISATPQDKLPNVADRLKHQQKQQQQLQLRKQQLLQQQQQQQQQQQQQQQQQQQQQQQQQQQQQQQQQQQQQEQQHQQQQQQQQQQQQQQQQQQQHSGVLQVAGSTAPTISTSARALLQNQSKQLPRQSANIYLNQMLSHERLQLSQMDSEFASSGDYHGSNNANDTIHSHTWDNLLSDQDPISDDILDLVMDFIPDQIIADLSTTVNLMGVIETHQNNPMNEKMAKINAIQKSLMSCETAVNPTTSTITMSTTPPAYSTALAGSSSSVTTTHNYQPPPMYQQQTRARFTAAQASIRQATSQLYNQRRNNHIHTQQQQQQLKQRLLQQQQQQQLLIPSNATAIDQITAGIHNIDNLLNNTVAPNVTLQRSSVVPDAQMSPGYGSSVQLTNTNRLSHSFPHPSTMQQHGQPVSGSAATARLSPHSPAAMLSYSHSQPLSPRINQGGNYGNSPRMFNVNQARGQQQQQPSNQQLQQRSMPSPGTTIQAARQSFPAADAFPPPVSPTATQFTPVPNNQQQNSTSTPYTRLQRTPSAPTTPTTQLSGGVGSPRHYQQNIKKEQQQQQQQALLSPSHSRGGPTIPTLNHHRHHHHHHHHHHQQQQQQQHPGQHNLPNNDHYTNQQQQQQQHSSMIYCNSGGNVSTTPDIHRNNTFCYDQNTVPVYSSGPEDNNRSMSSSNHNSHQMGGSSSGGMTSEYVRQELRAVVGARTQQRVPNINIQNNLIGQVPQDELEALGLAFDIPSTEYYGGNGAR, encoded by the exons attCGCCATATAAGACAACAAGAGAGTAACACTAGTAGTAGCAGTCATGCTGTTCAACAAGGCGAAGTTTCATCTTCTAATCCTAGcatattatcaaatgatcAAGTTGGCCCAATTTTACTCGAg gCACTGGATGGTTTCTTGTTCGTTGTAAACGCTGAGGGTCGTATTGAATATGTCACTGATAATATAAGCCAGTATCTAAATTATACCAAAGATGATGTACTTGGTAattcaatatacaatataatgcATCATGGtgatcatcaaatatttttaccaaatgTATTGCCCGTGCCAATag catgGCAGAATGTTAGTGAGCCACAATTGCCAACACGTAATCGTACATTTAATTGTCGTTTTTTGGTCAAACCACCAGATGACAAGGACGAAACTATGGAAGAAAAACAACAACGAGTATCAAAATATGAAACAATGCAAATATGTTCAGCTTTACTTCCAAATAGTAACAATAGTAATACTAGTAACAGTAGTAATAGTGTTAATAATGCTAATGATCGTTTAGAAAGTGTTGATGTGTCATCTGAATCATCAGATATTGGTCCATGTATAATGTGTGTTGCAAGAAGAATACCAATTAAtgaaaaaccaataaatacaGCAACAATACAACAATTTACTGTTAAATTAGATACAACTGGTAGAATAATTAATGTTGATACAAGTTGGTTTTCAAGTTCTTACTCAAAACATCTTAACAAAACAGAAATTATTGGTAAAACTATACATGAATTATGTCATCCACATGATCTTGTTAAAGTTATTGctcatttaaaagaaatactTCATAATGGTGAAGGAAAAAGTGATTTATATAGACTACGAATAAGTGCTGATAAATATCTTAACGTTCAAACAaagtcaaaattatttaaagcaaATGTTATGAATGGTCATGAAAGTGATTTTATGATGTCAAcatattcaattattgaagagAGTGACTCAATGCCTATTGAAGGTAGTCAACTTtccaacaataataacaaattgtgCTCAGGACATTCTGGTAATAATTGTgttaataatagtattaataacggtcataataataataataacaataataataacaataataacaataatattaataacaatgtgGGTGGTCCATTTATGTCTGTGGTACATGTGAACGGTCAAGTgaataatagtttaaatacacgtggattattatcaagtaacaatagtagtagtagtagtagtactagtagtaataataataataatagtataagtACAAGTAGTggacaacaacaatataatacaAGTGATGAGtgtaataattcaacaacaacaacaacaacagcaacaactaCAACtactacaacaacaacaacacaaaaTAGTAATCCATTTCAACAATATACAAATAGTGTTGATTTGgaatatgaattatttccaAATTCATCTTGGGATTTAGATAGTAATAGTGGTTGTGGACCAATTGATAGACCAGAGTCaagaaatacaataaattcacGACCACCTTCACAGCCAGATCCAACATTATCACCGTGTCCGCCTCAGTCAGGGTATACCTCAAATACAACAATGACTGCTGGTGTTAATGCAACATCTGCTGCTGCTTCAATGCATTGTAATCCATCTCAAGCATACAGTCCAAACTCAATGAGTGTCAGTCATTCATATGGCAATACATTTCCCTTTAGCCCAATTcaagaatcatcatcatcatcttcatcatcctcatcatcattattagcAAATATCATTGgagttgataataatagtaaagataaaacaacattaccaccaccaccaacacctCCACTATTAACACCAGCAGCAgtaacaacagcaacaacatcatcaacgaTAAATGTTGtatcaaattcaaaaaaaattgttaatacagCTTTACCGGCATCTGAAAAATCTTCAATGTCTCCAGTAACACTTGCCATGTCCTCAACTACTGGACCAATTACGACTACAGCATCTGCATCATCGTCATCTCCTTCATCATCTACAACATCGTCGTCAATTTCATTgttatcatcaacattatcaacGACAACAACGACGACGACGGCGACgacatcatcttcatcaacgGTGGCGTTGTCACCATCGTCAACAGGAACAGTAACGACAATGACAACAACACAagctaataatttattatcaacttcTGAATCAACACAAAATAACTCATGTACAACtggtagtagtagtagtggtAGTGATTCTGGTAGACTCagaaatttattgacaaaaggTGTTAGTGCAAGTAGTGATGATACTCAAGATATTACTGATGATAATACTGCccaaaatgaaaatagaatattaaaaaatttattaaatcaacaagatgatgatgattatcatcatcatgcaGAACATAATTCATCAAAGTCACGTTCCAATTCAAATATTCCATCAAAATCAGAACATTCAAAATCATCACTTGGCAACAATATGCTATTACaa ttattaaatgaaaaaaataatgaagatgatgatacaCGAGCTGgcatgaaaaaacaaaatgaactGTTGCAACAATTACTTAAAGATCCAGATGATGAGAGAAAACAAATGTCTGATTTACATTTACGTGATGGTGATTCATTGCTTAGAAGTCTTGGCTTTCCTAGTACGAGTTTATCACCATTACATCCAAATAATTATGATCATAGTAACCATACTGgattattatcatcacaaaGTAGTGGTggcggtggtggtggtggtcaAAAAAGGCCTGGTGCTGATGGTGATATAAATATGACAATTAAACGACAAATGGATGGTTCACATCAAGTATCATCATCAGGcaacaataacattaataacattaataacattaataatagtaataacaataataataattcaacaagtaaactttgggaaaaaaatagaatgttAGCATCATTGCTTGCAAAACAACCGTCTCAACCAACGATAATTCCACCAATACCAGCATCTGTGATATCGGCAACTCCACAG gACAAGTTGCCAAATGTTGCTGATCGGTTGAAACATCAGCaaaagcaacaacaacaattacaacTTCGAAAACAGCAACTGctacaacaacagcagcaacaacagcaacagcagcagcaacagcagcaacaacaacaacaacaacagcagcaacagcaacaacaacagcagcagcagcagcaacaacaacagcaagaacaacaacaccaacaacaacagcagcaacaacagcaacaacagcagcaacaacaacaacaacaacagcattcAGGAGTCTTGCAAGTTGCTGGTAGTACTGCACCAACAATTTCAACATCAGCACGTGCtttattacaaaatcaatCGAAACAACTACCTCGCCAATCAGCCAATATCTACCTCAATCAAATGCTAAGTCat gaaCGACTTCAGTTGAGTCAAATGGATTCAGAATTTGCCAGTAGTGGTGATTATCATGGATCTAATAATGCTAATGATACAATACATTCTCATACGTGGGACAATTTATTGTCTGATCAGGATCCAATAAGTGATGATATATTGGATCTTGTTATGGATTTTATACCAGATCAAATTATTGCtgatttatcaacaactgTTAATTTAATGGGTGTCATTGAGACACATCAAAATAATccaatgaatgaaaaaatggcTAAAATAAATGCCATACAAAAATCACTTATGTCATGTGAAACAGCTGTTAATCCAACAACTTCCACTATAACAATGTCAACAACACCACCGGCATACTCAACAGca tTGGCTGGATCGTCATCATCGGTGACGACTACTCATAATTATCAGCCACCTCCAATGTATCAACAGCAAACAAGAGCTAGATTTACAGCAGCCCAAGCTAGTATAAGACAAGCAACCTCACAATTGTACAATCAACGACGTAATAATCACATACATacgcaacaacaacagcaacaattgAAACAACGATtgcttcaacaacaacaacagcaacaattattaataccaTCAAATGCTACAGCTATTGATCAAATAACAGCAGGCAttcataatattgataatttattaaataatactgTTGCACCAAATGTAACATTacag cgATCGAGTGTTGTACCAGATGCACAAATGTCACCAGGATATGGAAGCTCCGTCCAATTAACAAATACAAACCGCCTTTCCCACTCTTTTCCTCATCCGTCAACAATGCAGCAACA TGGACAACCAGTATCAGGATCAGCAGCAACAGCAAGATTATCACCTCATTCACCAGCTGCAATGCTGTCATACTCCCATTCTCAGCCACTATCACCCAGAATTAATCAA gGTGGTAACTATGGGAATAGCCCTCgaatgtttaatgttaatcaGGCACGtggacaacaacaacaacaaccatcAAATCAACAGTTACAACAAAGATCAATGCCATCACCTGGTACAACGATACAAGCAGCAAGACAATCATTTCCTGCTGCTGATGCATTTCCTCCACCTGTATCACCAACAGCAACACAATTTACACCAGTAccaaataatcaacaacaaaattcaaCATCAACACCGTATACTAGATTACAGCGAACACCATCAgcaccaacaacaccaacaacacaATTGTCag GTGGAGTAGGCTCACCTCggcattatcaacaaaatattaagaaagaacagcaacaacaacaacaacaagctcTTCTTTCACCTAGTCATTCACGTGGAGGTCCAACAATACCCACACTTAATCACCATcgtcatcatcaccatcaccaccatcatcatcatcaacagcaacaacaacaacagcatccGGGGCAACACAATTTACCAAACAATGATCATTACACaaatcaacagcaacaacaacaacaacattctTCCATGATTTATTGTAATTCTGGTGGTAATGTTAGCACAACACCAGACATACATCGAAACAATACATTTTGTTATGATCAAAATACTGTACCTGTTTATTCATCTGGACCTGAGGACAATAACAGGTCCATGTCATCTAGTAATCATAACAGTCATCAAATGGGTG GTAGCAGTAGTGGAGGAATGACATCAGAGTATGTACGCCAAGAATTGAGAGCAGTTGTTGGAGCAAGAACACAACAAAGGGTGCCAAACATAAATatccaaaataatttaattggcCAAGTACCACAGGATGAACTTGAAGCCCTTGGTTTGGCTTTTGATATTCCATCGacag AATACTATGGAGGAAACGGTGCGAGGTGA